A window from Methanocella sp. encodes these proteins:
- a CDS encoding tRNA (guanine(10)-N(2))-dimethyltransferase, producing MMVKEGRVSIETGNAFYNPRMEMNRDITVACLEALPEISDYIDVMSASGIRGIRVKKEVSRDIRVTSNDWDEPACEIIKNNAEANGACLEVSNCGANTLLSQRSFDFVDIDPFGTPAPYINSVCWASKRAMGITATDTAPLCGAHLKSGIRTYAAYPLKTEYYPEMGLRILLGKVAREEAKYDRALKPLLCHTTEHYIRLYLGVSHGRAEADAMMKDIGFIVHCFKCKNRFELKGLAVQATETCPVCGAPVRVAGPLWLGMTKDRAFVEKVIGVLEAGQFNKKERAIRMLSLVRDELDTSTFYDHHAICRDLKATPTDIPTLLGDLKRQGYAASRTHYMGVGFKTDAPINVIRGTVLRLSG from the coding sequence ATGATGGTAAAGGAGGGCCGCGTCTCTATCGAGACGGGTAACGCGTTCTATAATCCCCGGATGGAGATGAACCGGGACATTACCGTCGCTTGCTTAGAGGCCCTACCGGAGATATCGGATTATATTGACGTTATGTCGGCTTCGGGCATCAGGGGGATCCGGGTGAAGAAGGAAGTATCCCGGGATATAAGGGTCACGTCGAACGACTGGGATGAGCCCGCCTGCGAGATCATAAAAAATAACGCGGAAGCGAACGGCGCCTGCCTCGAAGTATCGAACTGCGGCGCCAACACGCTGCTTTCGCAGCGCTCCTTCGACTTTGTGGACATCGACCCCTTCGGTACGCCCGCGCCGTACATTAATTCAGTCTGCTGGGCCTCGAAGCGTGCCATGGGCATCACGGCGACGGACACGGCCCCGCTCTGCGGCGCCCACCTCAAGTCGGGCATCCGGACCTACGCCGCATATCCGCTCAAGACCGAATATTACCCGGAGATGGGGCTGCGCATCCTGCTGGGCAAGGTCGCCCGGGAGGAGGCGAAATACGACCGGGCGCTTAAGCCGCTGCTCTGCCATACGACGGAGCACTATATACGGCTGTACCTCGGCGTTTCGCATGGGCGGGCGGAGGCGGACGCGATGATGAAGGACATCGGCTTTATCGTACATTGTTTTAAGTGCAAGAACAGGTTCGAGCTGAAGGGGCTCGCCGTCCAGGCGACCGAGACGTGCCCGGTGTGCGGCGCACCCGTGCGAGTGGCCGGCCCGCTATGGCTTGGCATGACAAAGGACCGGGCATTCGTAGAGAAGGTCATCGGTGTGCTGGAGGCGGGCCAGTTCAATAAAAAAGAGAGAGCTATTCGCATGCTAAGCCTGGTGAGGGACGAGCTGGATACATCCACATTCTATGACCATCATGCCATCTGCCGGGACCTCAAGGCCACGCCCACGGACATCCCGACTCTTCTGGGCGACCTGAAAAGGCAGGGCTATGCAGCATCGCGCACCCATTATATGGGGGTCGGATTCAAGACGGACGCCCCGATAAATGTCATCCGGGGAACCGTATTACGATTATCCGGCTGA
- a CDS encoding DUF3795 domain-containing protein has protein sequence MSDRALAGKCGMYCGSCPVHRASRDGDEKKIFELSFKTRCTIDMIKCEGCGTADRFALSKRCIFRRCALGRGLESCSMCNEFPCDSLQGLYEDDMRSKGEAEKNARRILEAGIDKWLEEAEARWQCKHCGSKLALDMKECPGCKSVVKPL, from the coding sequence ATGTCCGATAGAGCTCTCGCCGGCAAGTGCGGCATGTACTGCGGCAGCTGTCCCGTACACCGCGCATCCCGGGACGGGGACGAAAAAAAGATCTTCGAGCTTTCTTTCAAGACCCGCTGTACCATCGACATGATCAAATGTGAAGGCTGCGGCACTGCCGACCGATTCGCGTTAAGCAAGAGATGTATTTTCCGGAGGTGCGCCCTGGGCAGAGGCCTCGAGTCCTGCAGTATGTGCAATGAGTTCCCCTGCGATTCCCTGCAGGGGCTTTATGAGGACGACATGCGGTCGAAGGGCGAGGCAGAAAAGAACGCCAGGCGTATCCTCGAGGCCGGTATCGATAAATGGCTGGAGGAGGCCGAAGCCCGGTGGCAGTGTAAACACTGTGGCAGTAAGCTCGCCCTGGATATGAAAGAGTGCCCCGGCTGCAAATCTGTGGTTAAGCCACTGTAA
- a CDS encoding GAF domain-containing sensor histidine kinase → MELIPADGKCIVASDGTIVWCDAVFSEWFSHRGLGAGAKLSQLFPGARGVCRPGAVYEDTDKLGKRRYFAMECRPMQGMKGEKVSDEIRIRKITLDKVLADIPRMATQAKGAEELFEKVLWLLRDTTHYLAFAGYLARDSRVELVASKGWTEKLKSYISLQPIVPDSPSLAGRTAYHRKQIVMAMKDYGLMPEVKSAIQKLGGDYIVVTPLVDQDKLVGVLTVINDKVLTPADSEALQSLCVQVAAALNMKLQEEAAAEKAEDAILYANIIARTLQAGVNDKDVATLLHSLNDNTALDNIPLKGAVDYARSAVEQIAEASHKKISVKSSGLDSVEIGLLLKYAIFEILKNSIDHSRAQAVDVDIRMVRERSGGSRLEISDNGPGIPDEFKSEVFRPVKASLKGGMGLYLVKKIANKYGGRVWVEDRVHGDYRKGVSVVITILSST, encoded by the coding sequence ATGGAGCTTATACCCGCCGACGGAAAATGCATAGTCGCCAGCGACGGCACCATCGTCTGGTGCGACGCGGTCTTCAGCGAATGGTTCTCTCACAGGGGCCTCGGAGCAGGCGCAAAGCTCAGCCAGCTATTCCCCGGCGCGAGGGGCGTATGCAGGCCCGGCGCGGTATATGAAGATACGGATAAGCTGGGCAAGCGGCGCTATTTCGCCATGGAATGCCGGCCGATGCAGGGGATGAAGGGCGAAAAGGTCAGCGACGAGATCCGCATCAGGAAGATCACGCTCGATAAGGTGCTCGCGGACATACCCCGAATGGCGACTCAGGCTAAGGGCGCTGAGGAACTTTTTGAGAAAGTGCTCTGGCTCTTGAGGGATACGACTCATTATCTGGCCTTCGCCGGGTACCTCGCCCGGGATAGCCGGGTCGAGCTGGTGGCGAGCAAGGGATGGACTGAAAAGCTCAAGTCCTACATCTCTCTTCAGCCTATTGTCCCCGACTCCCCGAGCCTGGCGGGCAGGACGGCCTACCACAGAAAACAGATCGTCATGGCCATGAAGGACTACGGGCTCATGCCCGAGGTCAAGTCCGCCATCCAGAAGCTCGGCGGGGATTACATCGTGGTCACGCCCCTGGTCGACCAGGATAAGCTCGTCGGCGTGTTGACAGTGATCAACGATAAGGTCCTGACGCCGGCCGATTCCGAGGCGCTGCAATCCTTATGCGTCCAGGTGGCGGCGGCGCTTAATATGAAGCTGCAGGAAGAGGCGGCCGCGGAGAAGGCGGAAGATGCAATACTTTATGCGAACATCATCGCCAGGACATTGCAGGCGGGCGTGAATGATAAGGATGTGGCCACGCTGCTTCACTCCTTAAACGATAATACTGCCCTGGATAACATCCCGCTAAAGGGCGCCGTCGATTACGCGAGATCGGCCGTGGAGCAGATCGCGGAAGCGTCCCATAAAAAAATTAGCGTCAAATCCTCCGGGCTCGATAGCGTGGAAATCGGCCTGCTACTCAAGTACGCTATTTTTGAGATACTGAAGAACAGCATCGACCACTCCAGAGCCCAGGCGGTCGACGTCGATATCCGCATGGTGAGAGAACGCTCGGGGGGCAGCCGGCTCGAAATATCCGATAATGGCCCCGGTATCCCCGATGAATTCAAGTCGGAGGTCTTCCGGCCGGTCAAGGCCAGCCTGAAGGGCGGGATGGGGCTTTACCTGGTCAAAAAGATCGCCAATAAGTATGGAGGCCGGGTATGGGTCGAGGACCGGGTGCACGGCGACTACCGTAAAGGTGTAAGCGTGGTCATTACGATACTGTCATCGACATAG